The genomic region TCTCTTTCTCTCTGTTGTGTTTCTGGTGTTTCTTCGAGGTTGGGTTTCTGCTTCTCAGCTTCATTTTCCAGGCTCATTTTTTGTATTTATCAGGTTGGCATTCCTCTGTTCTTTCTTGCTTTCATTTTTTGTGATGTTTCGTTGTTCTGCGTTTGCTATGCGTTGTTCTGCTATTTTCTTTTTGCACTGTGTTTTGTGTTTTGGGTGGTGGTATTCGTGTTTTGAAGGGGCTGAGCACCGTTGTTTTGGGTTGATAGTGGGCAGTAGGTTTTTGGTTGTCTTCCTTGCTTCTGCGTAGGGTTAGTAGGATGATGGTGGTACTCCTCCCTGTTTTAGGTATGCATCGGCGAAGGAGTGAGGGTGTGGGTACTCTGATAGCCCCCTCCAGGGGTGTCCCCGCTCGCTATGCTTGGGTGACTAGCGATGTGTGGGGCGTTCTGTTGCGGATGACGGCGGCCAATCTTCAAAGGCTCCGTGATCAGGGGGCAATTTGTGGTGGAGGCGAAGTGGAGCGGCAGTATGAGCTTGCCCTCCCGGACGCCGATGAGCGTGTTTGTTATCTGAACCTCAATTCGCCCACTGTGCCAGATTGGATGTGGGTTTATGAATCGATGTTCACTCGGCTCGGCGTGTGACTTCTTTTTTTACCGTTTGTTCAGGAGCTGTTGAGTCGGTGTTCCGTGGTGCCGTCTCAGCTTCACCCGAATAGCTGGGCGGCCATTCGGTCTTTTGAGTTTGTGTGTCAGTACCTCGATCTTCCGGTTTCTGTTCctgtcttcctttttcttttcttatgtaCTCTTCCGACCAAAGAGAGGAAGCATAAGAAAGGGTATATGTCGTTCCGGGCTTAGCCTCATCGAcgtattttttgtttgtttgaagATTCTTTTCATGGTTTCAAGAGAGAGTATTTTAAAGTGCGCCCTGTCCGGGGGCATCATCCACTTTGGTTGACGTTAGAGGGCGAGCGCCAGTTTCCGACCTATTGGAATTTCTGTGCCGGGCCATCGGTTTTTACTAAGGTCACCTATGATGGTTTGTCTCCAGAGGATAAGGACATTGCTAGTGTCCTGTGGTATTTGTTCGGGAAGCATCCGTTAAATCCTCGAGACGTCATGGGGGATCCTGTGGCCTGTCGAACGTATATCGGTGTGTGGCtatctctttcttttattttcatgtttGTTTTCCGATTTTGTAACTTTGtgcttttctttggttttttcaATTGAGATGGCTGGTGGTCTGACTTATCTGGCGCGGCTGAAGGCAGCGATGGATCGGGAGGAGGGGTCGTCGGCGTCTCCTGCCACCCCTGTCTCTAATTCTGCTGCGGATTCTTGAGCTGTTTCCCAGGAGGTGATTTCGTCTGGGGTGAGGGTTGGTGCTCGGGTTTCACCTGGTCCCGTGAACTCGCCTGAGGAGGAAGTCGTTGTGGTTACAACTGCCGAGGCCTCTCGGAAGAGAAAGAGGCTTGAGGAACCTAGTAGTGGGACCTTGGGGGAGGAGGGTGCTGTTCCCACTGTGATGGACCGACGTTTTGATGCTTCGGGGTTCATAGATCAGTACTTGATGCCTGGCACAGAGCCATTTTTTATAATTGTGATGATCTCTTTTCAAGCCAAGTCAGTGTATCGCGCCCTTCTCCGTTCTGCTGTTATTGTCCGGAAGGCTGATCCCGTGATGGCTCAGGTCGGTTTGTTGGACAAGAAGCTCCGTCACTCCCAAGCTGATGTGGCTACGTTGAAAGAGCAGCTTGAATCTGCCGAGGTAGCAAGAGAGAAGGTAGTGAAGTCTTTCAAGGAAGCTGGGGCGGAGATCCTCTGTCTTTCTGAGGTCGAGACTTCGCTTCTTTCTCAGCTGGGCGTGCAGCGGCAACGGGCTTCCGATGCGGGTTCTTAGGCTGCCATGCTTCTTGGAGAGGTGGAGGTTTTGAAGGCCGAGGTTGCTGCTCTGAAGAAGGAGAAGGTGGAGTTGTTGGCTGATGCGAAGGGTGCGATTGTGGCTACCGAGAAAACGATGAGTGCTCAGGCTTCGGTGTTGGCCCTGGGTGTGGATGTGTCCGTGATGGGGGCTTTCAAGACCGTCTGTGATGGCCGAATCGTTGACCTTGAGTAGTTTTATTATACCTTGTTATTTTGGTTTGTCAAAACTtggttttattttggatatttggtTGGCCTTGGGCCGTATATTTGGTATGTTTTGAACTTTGGTTTGTGCCATTGTGGCCGCTTGTAACTCGCTTTTCTTTGATGACTCGTGTGGCCATTCGggcttttctgttttattttgagCCGTTATATGTTTAAGCCGTCGTGACTTAAGACCTTTGGTAGGCCGTTAGTGTTTGGGGATATCCGTTTGTTAGGCCCCGAGGGTGATCAGTTCTCGGTGTTGTGGCCGTGTCTCAATTCCGTTTTGGGAGGTAAAAAAAGGGGAAAAGGTAAAATACAATGGAATTTTATTGGGCTTCGTTAAAACCCNNNNNNNNNNNNNNNNNNNNNNNNNNNNNNNNNNNNNNNNNNNNNNNNNNNNNNNNNNNNNNNNNNNNNNNNNNNNNNNNNNNNNNNNNNNNNNNNNNNNNNNNNNNNNNNNNNNNNNNNNNNNNNNNNNNNNNNNNNNNNNNNNNNNNNNNNNNNNNNNNNNNNNNNNNNNNNNNNNNNNNNNNNNNNNNNNNNNNNNNNNNNNNNNNNNNNNNNNNNNNNNNNNNNNNNNNNNNNNNNNNNNNNNNNNNNNNNNNNNNNNNNNNNNNNATTaatactttaaaatttttaaaaggggAAAACAAATGTAGTACTAGTAAAGAAGGGAAATGAGTAAAATCCGAAAAACATTAGAAAGATAAGGGATGACCTAAGGAGGTCGGTCTAAGTGTAGTAGCGTCGTAAGTTGGCGACGTTCCATGTCCTCGGGATTTCGTCGCCGTTGAGTCGTTCGAGCTTGTATGCTCCCTTTCCGATTGTGACTTTGATtctgtatggtcctttccagttgggGGTGAGTTTTCTTTCCCCTGGGGTTGGGGTTCCGATGTCATTTCGCTGTAGGACGAGGTCGTCGGGTGCGAATTCTCGTCGGATGACGCCGTGGTTGTACCTTAGGCTGATTCTTTGTTTTAGGGCTAGTTCTATGACATGGGCTATGCTTCTCTCTTCGTCGATGAGGTTTCATTCTGCTTCCTCGTCGTTACCTACGACCGTTCTTCTTGGGCTTGCGTCTCTTATCTCCACCGGGATGACGGCCTCCACGCCGTATGTTAATCGGAAAGGGGTTTCCCCCGTGGTCGTTTGGGGGGTTGTTCGATATGACCATAAGACTGAtccgagttcgtcggcccatagTCCCTTGGCCTTGTCGAGCCActtcttgagtcctttgacgaTTATTTTTTTTGCGGATTCTACCTGCCCGTTTATTTGGGGGTGCTCTACCGAACTGAAACGGTGGGATACGTGTAGCCCTTCTAGGAATTCTCTGAATTTTCtatcggtgaactgggttccattgtCCGAGATGACGACCTCGGGGATTCCAAACCGGGTTATGATCTGTCGCCAGAGGAATTTTTGGCATTGGGTTGTCGTGATGGAGGCCAGGGGTTTGGCCTCGATCCATTTAGTGTAATAGTCTATGGCGACAATGAGATACCGGAGTTGGTCGGGTGCCGTAGGAAAGGGCCCGACGAGGTCGATTCTCCAGGTACCGAATGGCCGTTCTGCTGATATAATGCTGAGCTGGTACGGGGCGGCTTGGTGGATGTTGGCGTGCTTTTGGCATTTGTCGCAGTTCTTTACTAGCTGTATGGATTTCCGAATGATCATGGGCCAGAAGTATCTGGCCCTGATGATTTTCTGGGCCAGGGATTTACCCCCGATATGGTGGCCGTAACagttgatgagtattttggtgaaaaataaatttctcccaaaacacaccaatctaaccggcaagtgcaccgggtcgcatcaagtaataaaaactcacgggagtgaggtcgatcccacagggattgaaggattgagcaattttagcttagtggttgatttagtcaagcgaatcgagtgttggttgggtgatttgtgatttgcagaatgtaaattgcatgaaagtaaagagagcaggaatttaaattgctgaatcttaaggaacaagaatttaaatggcagaaacttagagtgcaagaaatgtaaattgcggaatcttaaagtgcaagaaatgtaaattgcttgaaatgtaaaggggattggggagTGGATTtgtagaatttaaacaaggaaaagttaaattgcatcaaacaaaagagaaaaagggaatggggattgaaacggatcttgaagcagtaaagtaaatgaacatagaaaggaaagaaacagaatgtaaattggggatttggatctcaggacccagagactagaaaaccaagtctagatctcaatgccttcctagatccaacaagaacaattgcaagggaattgtaaattgcaaagagaatagatgaagagcaattaaccggaaatgaaattcaattaacagtaaaggaacggagagatccaagattgagattgaaacagaatttcttcaattctccaatccaagatccaagacaagtgtaaatgaaattgaaagcaatgaaaacaaagaaattaaaattcactcaataacaaaagctctccgaaaactattatgaaaattccaaaaagaaagctccccgaagaacttgaattctatcctatttatacactttcttcaaatgatcttcaagccttgagttccTTGAGTGCTCTTGgtagaattgggttgaaagaggccttggttgattgctcttgaagtttgaagaagaaccaaagtgaaccaattgaaccgggttggagttttgcaaaagttggagtaaaagtttgagccaaagttaggggcttttcatatcagctagcacAATTTACTTCATCAaggctatgctcaaaatcatgagatattcattctttcataatatgcaacaaatatagcataaaacctcatgaaatggcatgaattcatatatggttgattcaatcaagggaaacatgaaaatctactcaattagcttgcttgtagctcaagaaagtgcataattctaatgaaaacaagagaaaaagactagctaaaataggctaggatgacttgtcatcaacagtCTTCATGGATTTCGcggagtatgtactccgtgtcCCCGGGCTCGATGTATTTGAGAAGGGGTTATGAGAATCCGCGCTTGTATAGTTGTCCTGCAATGACCATGTAGTTGGTGGCTTCCCTTTTTGTCCGTTTTTCTTCCTTGGGGTCTTTTGGCAGTGTTCCGTTGAGGAGGTATTGTAGGATAGGGTAGGTCCATGACTCTTGGCTAGAGTGTGTCAGGTAAGTGTTAGTTGTGGTTGATATGGATGGCGACTTAACGACTTCCTGAATTAGCGACTTGTTGCCgtgtcctggtttggtgctggctagtttagaGAGGATGTCTGCCCTGGCATTTCGTTCTCTAGGAACGTGCTATATGGTTACACGATCGAATCCTTCTTTCAGCTCGTTTACCTTGGCAaggtattgttggagtaggggATCTCGCGTTTGGTAGTCTCCGTTAATATGGGAACTGACTACCTGGGAATCGGTATTTACTTCCAGGACTTTTGCTCCGACTTCCTTAGCTAGGGCTAGGCCTGCTAAgagggcctcatattctgcttgattaTTTAAAACTGGGAACTTGTATCATACTGACTGTTCGATTACGAGTCCGTTTTGACTTTTGAGTATGACTCCGGCACCTTCGGAGGTGAGGTTTGATGAGTCGTCGACGTGTAGCTTCCATGACTCGGGGGTGGGGTTTCCTAGCATCATCTCGGTGATGAAATCGGTCATGGCTTGTGCTTTGATTGCATTTCGGGGTTCGAACTTGATTTGGAACTGGGACAGCTcgatggaccatgctagcattcttCCCGCTAGGTCGGGTTTTTGTAGTACCTGTTTGACCGCTTGGTTGGTTCGGACTGTCACGGGGCGGGCCTGAAAATATTGTCGCAAGCGCCGAGAGGACGTGAGGAGCGCGAAAGCGAGTTTTTCTAGGCGTGAGTAGCGGGTTTCTGTgtcttgtaggactttgcttatgaagtatatGGGTTTTTGTTCTCTCTGCTCATTTTCGCGGATGAGTGCTGCTGCAAATGCCtcttccgttatggagaggtatagGTAGAGGGTTTCCTCTGTTTGGGGTTTAGCGAGAACTGGTGGTTCCGCTAGGACTCTTTTGAAGTGTTGAAAAGCTTCTTCGCATTTTGCTTCCCATTTGAAGGGGGCTCCTTTCTTCATCAGTTTGAAGAAGGGGATTGCTTTTTGTGCCGATGCTCCGAGGAAGCGGGATAGCGCTGTGAGCCGGCCGGTGAGCTTTTGGATGTCGTTGAGGTATTTTGGGCTTGTCATGTCAAGGATGGCACAACATTTCTTTGGGTTAGCTTCGACTCCACGTTGCGTGATCATGAAGCCGAGGAACTTTCCTGCCTCCATTTCGAAGGCACATTTTGTCGGGTTGAGTCGCATTCGGTGCTTTTGTAAGGTGTTCATTATGAGCCTGAGGTCGCTGATGAGTTGTTCGCCGGATTCGGTTttggcgagcatgtcgtctataTAGACTTCTAATTTGGTCCCGGACAGATTTTGGAATATCTTATTAACGAGCCTTTGGTAGGTTGCTCCGACATTCTTTAGGCCGAAAGGCATGACTGTGTAGCAGTACATCCCGTCGGGGGTGATGAACGCTGTTTTTTtctcgtcgggtcggtgcattGGTATTTGATTGTGGCCGGAGTATGCGTCCAGAAAGCTGAGGTATCGATGACCGGATGCAGCATCTACCAATCCATCGATGTTGGGTAGGGGAAAGGcgtcttttggacaggctttgttAAGGTCCGTGTAATcgacgcacattcgccacttcccgttggTCTTCTTTACTAGTACGACGTTTGCCAACCACGTCGTGTAAGGTAGTTCTCTGATGAATTTTGCTTCTAGTAGGGCTTTTACTTGTCTTTTGACCTCAGCTGCCCGATCTGGGGACATTTTTCGTCTTCTTTGTGCCATGGGTTTGGCTTTGGGATCTATGGCCAATAGGTGGGACATTAGGTCGGggtctatcccgggcatgtcggTTGGTGTGAAAGCGAACAAGTCTTTGTTCTGTTTCAAAAATTGGGAAAGGTCTTCTTTAAGGTCGTATGGGAGGTTCCAGTTCTCTGATGAAATTTGCTTCGAGTAAGGCCTTTACTTGTCTTTTGACCTTGGCTGCCCGGTCTTGGGACATTTTTCATCTTCTTTGTGCCACGGGTTTGGCTTTGGGATCTACGGCCAGCCGGTGGGACATTAGGTCGAggtctatcccgggcatgtcgaCTGGTGTGAAAGCGAACAAGTCTCTGTTTTGTTTCAAGAATTGAGAAAGGTCCTCTTTAAGGTCGTATGGGAGGTTCCTGTTGATGAAAGTGTATTCCTCTTTGGTTCGTCCTACTTGTAGTTTTTCCATGTCACCTTCTGGTTCTGGCATGGGCTGGCCATCTTGTCAGGCATCCAAGTTGGCTAGGAATATCCCAGCCGCATCGCGAGACTTCTTCCATAAagctaggctggtgttgtcgcatttTGTTGTGACCTCGCGGTCTCCATGGATAGTGCCGATGGAGCCGTCTTCCGTTATGAATTTCATAAGGAGGTATTTAGTAAAAATGATGGCAGAGAAGTCATTGATTGTTTttctttcgaggatgatgttgtaggcggTGGAATCTTTTAGGACCACAAATTTGGACAGAATTGTCTTCCTTTGGTTGCTTGTCCCTATGGTGAGGAATGAGTGAATACCTGGGCGGACCTGGGTCCTCTTATTTATAGGTGGTGacggttatcttatcttatcaaaTAAGatagacgtttgaattcgaaagttggttggGGGCTCTAGTTGGGCCGGTTCCAAGCCTTCTAGAGGGTTTTGTCGGTCCAGACCCGAGTAGCCGTGTTTGGGTTTTACCCCGAGTCAGGGATCCGTGGGCTGGATCCGTAACACCATgtaaaatatgtgttttcttgatgttcttccttaggaatcatgcttaacttgacttgagggccaagaaacattaatttccagcaactctaaggtgagaaatcccttcctaacatgctgagtgagatttggtcagttgagagtttttggatttaaagttgttcttgatgtgatttaggaggaaaagtgcttaaggaccacctaaggacataaccgaattaggagcaacaaaaccaggtagggtttgacaaaattaatcttaattgattgtgtttgagttgtgtgattatgatatggtttggctgtgcttgaaattgatggtttatatgagtgattcttgttaaaattttgttgaaaatttgatgatattcaagctatgaatgcatgttcttcatggctgctggaaaaatgaaaccctaggccctaaattagggttcaatttgtgttaaaatcatgtataaaatatggggttttagtggctgagaatttattatgaattttggtaaaaatcggttgttgaaaagactgaaaaacgggtgaaaacaaagaaagaatctgaagaatttacgaagaacatgaagaacactttaagtgtggtgaagaacaatgaagaacaggctttagatcttaaaaatggtaaggaagtaaaaattttggtgtttggggggttattttgtaatttctgaaagttagggtggttaaagtagaaatattaaaagttacgagtggtaaaaagtgaattttaaaggttaaaagttaaagtagggtaattttcaaaaatttaatgataaaataataaataataataatatatt from Arachis ipaensis cultivar K30076 chromosome B02, Araip1.1, whole genome shotgun sequence harbors:
- the LOC107626643 gene encoding uncharacterized protein K02A2.6-like, translated to MIIRKSIQLVKNCDKCQKHANIHQAAPYQLSIISAERPFGTWRIDLVGPFPTAPDQLRYLIVAIDYYTKWIEAKPLASITTTQCQKFLWRQIITRFGIPEVVISDNGTQFTDRKFREFLEGLHVSHRFSSVEHPQINGQVESAKKIIVKGLKKWLDKAKGLWADELGSVLWSYRTTPQTTTGETPFRLTYGVEAVIPVEIRDASPRRTVVGNDEEAE